In one window of Helianthus annuus cultivar XRQ/B chromosome 17, HanXRQr2.0-SUNRISE, whole genome shotgun sequence DNA:
- the LOC110923434 gene encoding uncharacterized protein LOC110923434: MADSIEIDSGNTWCNLILTIIIFFIFFSIYKTRVLPSIHVEEFYVPALNSTGNFTTINNTIYINLKLKNRNPVTGLYYVDPLYFNLSFIPKEQKTSIHLAEFGLHGFYQGNGKAKRVKGLLMTHGLPSVLNGTQGALPAGAFRVDFFGKVRYKLIGYHKRHLMLLAANVEVDDKTGVKVGEKAIRLVNSGAWDHKRAILLPVSMLLGAFFM, translated from the coding sequence ATGGCCGATAGTATCGAGATAGACTCCGGAAACACATGGTGTAACCTAATTTTAACTATCATTATCTTCTTCATTTTCTTTTCGATATATAAAACCCGGGTGCTCCCTAGTATCCACGTCGAAGAGTTCTACGTACCTGCGCTTAACTCCACCGGCAATTTCACCACAATCAACAACACCATCTATATCAACCTAAAACTCAAAAATAGGAATCCAGTAACTGGCCTGTACTATGTTGATCCTCTCTATTTCAACCTATCATTTATCCCCAAGGAACAAAAGACAAGCATCCATCTTGCAGAATTCGGGCTGCATGGATTCTACCAAGGTAATGGAAAGGCTAAACGCGTCAAAGGTCTGTTGATGACCCACGGCTTGCCATCGGTCTTAAACGGGACTCAAGGGGCTCTACCAGCAGGGGCTTTTAGAGTTGATTTCTTTGGCAAAGTTAGGTATAAGCTAATTGGGTACCACAAGAGACATCTGATGTTGTTGGCAGCTAACGTAGAGGTCGATGACAAAACTGGTGTGAAAGTTGGAGAAAAAGCTATTAGATTGGTGAATTCTGGTGCTTGGGATCACAAACGAGCCATTCTTTTGCCAGTGTCTATGTTGCTTGGTGCATTTTTCATGTAA